One window of the Aptenodytes patagonicus chromosome 17, bAptPat1.pri.cur, whole genome shotgun sequence genome contains the following:
- the WSB1 gene encoding WD repeat and SOCS box-containing protein 1: MASFPLSVNEKLIARPRTVGELLAPTSPFDKKCGRENWTVAFAPDGSYFAWSQGHRIVKLVPWSQCLNNFLLHGTKNVANSIGTRLPRQNSDSGQKNKPCEHIIDCGDIVWSLAFGSSVPEKQSRCVNIEWHRFKFGQDQLLLATGLNNGRIKIWDVYTGKLLLNLMDHTEVVRDLTFAPDGSLILVSASRDKTLRVWDLKDDGNMMKVLRGHQNWVYGCAFSPDSSILCSVGASKAVFLWDMDKYSMIRKLEGHHNDVVACEFSPDGALLATASYDTRVYVWDPHIGVILMEFGHLFPPPTPIFAGGANDRWVRSVSFSHDGLHIASLADDKMVRFWRIDEEYPVQVAPLNNGLCCTFSTDGSVLAAGTQDGSVYFWATPRQVSSLQHLCRMAIRRVMPTSQVKNLPIPSKVVEFLCYQI; this comes from the exons ATGGCCAGCTTTCCCCTGAGTGTTAACGAGAAGCTCATCG cacGACCACGCACTGTAGGAGAACTCTTAGCCCCAACTTCTCCTTTTGACAAGAAGTGTGGACGTGAAAACTGGACTGTTGCATTTGCTCCCGATGGATCTTACTTTGCTTGGTCACAAGGGCATCGCATAGTGAAGCTGGTCCCCTGGTCTCAGTGCCTTAATAACTT cttgttGCATGGCACAAAGAATGTTGCAAATTCTATCGGTACAAGACTTCCAAGGCAGAATAGTGACAGTGGTCAGAAAAATAAGCCTTGTGAACATATAATAGACTGTGGTGACATCGTCTGGAGCCTTGCTTTTGGGTCTTCAGTGCCTGAGAAGCAGAGCCGCTGTGTCAATATAGAATGGCACCGTTTCAAATTTGGGCAAGACCAGCTTCTACTTGCAACAGGCTTGAACAATGGGCGCATCAAGATATGGGATGTATATACAG GAAAACTCCTCCTTAACCTGATGGACCATACAGAAGTTGTTAGAGATTTAACCTTTGCTCCAGATGGCAGCCTGATTTTAGTGTCTGCGTCCAGAGACAAAACACTTAGAGTGTGGGACCTGAAAGATGATG GAAATATGATGAAAGTGTTGAGAGGACATCAGAACTGGGTATATGGTTGTGCATTCTCTCCAGACTCTTCTATTCTCTGTTCTGTTGGAGCTAGTAAAGCA GTTTTTCTCTGGGATATGGATAAATACTCCATGATACGGAAACTTGAAGGACATCACAATGATGTTGTAGCTTGTGAGTTTTCTCCTGATGGAGCTTTACTGGCTACTGCATCTTACGATACTCGAGTCTATGTCTGGGATCCACATATTGGAGTTATTCTTATGGAATTTGG GCATCTGTTCCCGCCTCCTACTCCAATATTTGCTGGAGGTGCAAATGACCGATGGGTCAGATCAGTATCTTTTAGTCACGATGGACTACATATTGCAAGCCTTGCTGATGATAA AATGGTAAGATTCTGGAGAATTGATGAAGAATACCCTGTACAAGTTGCACCTCTGAACAATGGGCTCTGCTGTACTTTTTCTACTGATGGCAGTGTTCTAGCTGCAGG gacACAGGATGGCAGTGTGTACTTCTGGGCAACTCCAAGACAAGTTTCCAGTCTCCAACATCTATGTCGCATGGCAATTCGAAGAGTGATGCCCACCAGCCAAGTCAAGAACTTGCCTATCCCATCAAAAGTGGTGGAGTTCCTTTGTTACcagatttga